Below is a genomic region from Flammeovirgaceae bacterium SG7u.111.
TTTCTTTCGATTTCTTCAAAATCACCACAGCTGGTGAAGGCGGCGTATTCATCACCGATAGCGAAGAAGCTTACAACATAGCTCAACAATTCTCTGACCACGGGCACGACCACATTGGCGATAACCGAGGAATGGAGCAACACCCAATCGTTGGTTTCAACTACCGACTTAGCGAGTTGCATGCAGCCGTTGGTTTGGCTCAAATGAGAAAAGTGGAATACATCCGCGAGCAAAGCAGAAAAAACAAGGCTTATATAAAAGAACAGTTGGCAACGGTAGATGGCGTTACTTTCCGCCCTATGCCCGATGCTGAAGGAGATTCTGGAACGTTCCTTAACTTCTTTTTGCCCGATACAGAAACAGCGCAAAAAGTGATGGCGCAGTTTAAAGAAGACGGCGTTGGCGGATGCAACTATTGGTACACAAACATGTACCACTTCATCAACCAGTGGGATCACTTGAGAAACTTGAAGACTCCGTACAAACTCCCTATCCACCACCTAGGCGCACCTCAAGATTACAACAACCTTGACTTGCCTAAATCTCAAGAAGTAGTTGGCAGATTGATTTCTTTAGGTATCCGTTGCACATGGACGGAAGCCGAAATGGAAGAGTTGGCTGGCAAAATGGTGAAGTCGATAAAAGCTGTTCTTTAGAAAGAAGATAACATTCCAAATCGTAGAGAGAAGGCATGCCTTCTCTCTACTACTATTTGACATTAGATTTACCTTATTACATCATGCACAAGATTTTAAAAAACGTAGATAAAGTTGTTTACGGTAGAGGCAGCTTTAACCAACTGGACGATATTTTAGCACCTATAAGGGCTGAAAATGATAATTTCATGGTCTTTGTAGTGGACAAATATTTTGAAGGCAAGCCTCTTGCCGATCGTGTTCCTGCCAAACCTGAAGACGTTGTTTTATTTGTAGATGTTGACGAACACGAGCCAACTACGGTACAAGTGGATACTATTCGCGATACAGTAAAAAGCGAGAAAGGCGTTCCTTCGGGCCTCATCGGAATAGGTGGAGGTAGCATTATGGACATTGCCAAAGCTGCTTCGCTTATGTTTACCAACGATGGTTCTTCTTCGCTTTACCAAGGTTTGAACTTGGTGAAAAATCCGGGAATCTACCATGCTGGCGTGCCTACCCTCTCGGGAACTGGTGCCGAGTGCTCAACTACTGCGGTAGTGACTGGTCCTGAAAAAAAATTGGGCTTGAAATGCGAATGGACTCCTTTCAACCAAATAGTGTTAGATCCGGAATTGATCTACAATGCCCCAAGAAACCAGTGGTTTTACACAGGCATGGATACGTACATCCACTGTATAGAATCGGAAACGGGTACATTCAAAAATGCCTTTAGCTCGGCGTATGCACAAGCATCGCTGGAACTTTGCCGCGACGTGTTTTTGAGACCTGGCGGTGGGCAAAGCCCCGAAGGCGATGACAAACTGATGGTCGCTTCGCTGATGGGCGGATTGAGCTTAACTTACTCTGAAGTAGGCGCTTGCCATGCACTTTCTTACGGTTTATCTTTTGTATTTGGCTACCGTCACGGCATTGCCAACTGCATCGCTTTCGATAAGTTGGAAGATTTTTATGGTGACGGAGTAAAAGAGTTTAGGGAAATGGTAGCCCACAACCAAGTGGAAATACCTCAGAACCTAGCAAAAACTTGGACGGATGAGCAAATCACCCAAATGGCTGAAGTTTCTTACAAACTTGGGCACATGTGGACGCATGCAATAGGTCCTGATTGGGAGGAGAAACTTACTTTGAAAGATATAGAAGCGCTGTTCAGAAGACTGTAATAGAGGTTAGAGGACAGAAGTTAGAGATCAAAAAATACCCCATGCCAAGACATGGGGTATTTTTTTGATCTATTCTATTTTTGATTCTTAGGAGCCTTTCAACTCTTCTCCAATTTCCCCTAAAACTCGAGCGTCAAAAGGCCAAGGCTTATTTTAGTAACTTTTGCCTACACCTTTTTAGAAACCTATAACCTTCAAGGACAAAAGGTCCCTATCCTAAAACAATCTTTCGATACAGGAAAAACAAACTCTCACTCTTCAGTTTACGGAAATATCTTCAGGAATCTATTCCTTAACCATAGAAGGAAAATGCAAGAAATTTTTAGTGAAGTAAATATTTGAAGGTAGAGGATTGAAGAGTCTACTATAGGACTGATGATAATTGCCACCATTTGAATTAGCGAACAATTTATCTTAGAGAATAGACATATTCGAAAAATAGGCAAAGAAAATAAAGGAACAACTTGAATTCTGGCTCCTTAAATACTATAATCATAGAAAGACAATGAATTACCTACCCTAATTCTAAAAGTTACGGATAACCAACTGATATTAAACATTACGGAACGTTTTATTAGGTTGAATGGCATACTGGCTACAATTCAATTTCTATAAAAAATCAAACTGGCACTAAATTGACGCTTTTCTACAATTAAAAGAGCAGGAAATTATCTTAGCCCCCAATAAGGTTGGAGTGTTCTTTTAGACTTCAAAACAATAGATTTGAACCATGAAATACAAGAAATGGACACTAGAAGAGAAGCTGGAGATTCTAAGGCTATCGGAAGAAATAGGCATCTTAGAAGCCTGCCGCCAGCGGAAAGTAAGCACGGGCACTTTCTATAGCTGGAAGAAGAAATTCGAACACCAAGGTGAAGCGGGGCTAAAAGCGAACTACCAGGTCAAGGGCAAGGAACTCAAACAGGCAGAAGAGGAAAACAGGCTTCTCCGCAAGTTGCTCGCCGACAGGGAGATAGAACTGGAGGTACAACGGGAGCTCTTAAAAAAAAAGTTTGGGACGTGCGATCCAAGAAAGATTTAGTGGACAGCTTTTACGGGCGCTATAAGACAAGCAAGGCCAAGCTCGTCAAATGGGCGGGCCTGGCAGAAAGCAGTTATATTACCACAAGCCTAGCGGGGGCAGGAAAGGGAACAGGCCCTCTGTGGAGACTTATCACCAAACAAAGGGATATGTAGGGGAACAGGAGGTCTTGGGGTCTATCAAAGCCATTTTGGGACATGAATTTATAGACTGTGGCTATCGCCTGATGGCCTCTTACCTACAAAAAGGGGGCTATCGCATCAACCATAAGAAAGTATACAGGATCATGAAACAGGCAGGGCTCTTAAAAACCGCGGACAGGATAGACAGGGGCGGCGCCGGCCGCAAGTTTGTGGAGTTCAGGAAGGTAAAGACCTCTAGGCCCATGGAATGCCTGGAAATGGATATCAAGATGGTATGGATACCTGCCATGGGGAAAAACGCCTATCTGTTGTCGCTCATAGATGTACATACCCGCAGGATATTGGGGGGCATGTTCTCCTTCAGTATCAAGCAAGAGCAGGTCATCGGCTTCTTGTCGGCGGTGTTGGAGGAATATGAATGTCCTGGCAACGTGGTCATCAGGAGCGATAACGGAAGCCAGTTTATAGCTACACGGGTGCGGGAATACTTGGGCTTGGTAGGCGTGGGACAGGAGTTCACCCATGTGGCCACCCCAGAAGAAAATGCCCATATAGAAGCCTATCATGGCATATTGAGACAAGATGTTTTTGATAGGGTAGAGTATACGGCCTTTGGGGAAATAGAGCAGGTCTTGAAGAGGTATGTGCATTTCTACAACCACGACAGGCTGCATGGGCTGTTGGGAAAGGTGACACCTATCGAGAAATGGGAAGCCTGTGAACACTTGATATTGCCCAGAAAAAAAACCGCTTGAATTTTTAACCCGATTCTAAAAGGTTACTCTTGTTTTATAGGGGTTAAAACAATAAAGCGGTTGAGGGGGCGTCTCTCGTTTGTTGCAACAAGAGTTTCCAGAGCTGAATAAACGTTATTGGGGCAGGCATTTTTTGGCAGTGGTGGGGTACGGGGCATCGAGTACGGGCAATGATGTGTCCCCCATTTTTAAACAGAATCGGTTTTTTAATAAGGTCTTAATTGATTAAATAATTCATGGAAGGTATTGGCGGTTCAATAGATGGATGCTCCCTTTCATGATTGTAATAATAGAAATAATTCTTGAGACCTTCAGCCAGTTGAGTCCCATTCGCAAAATCATGCAGGAATACATACTCATATTTCACAATCCTCCATAGCCTTTCTATGAAGGCATTATCGGTAGCCCTGCCTTTTCCGTCCATACTCAACTTGGTCTTGCCCACCTCAAGGACCGCTGAGGCGAATACGTCCGAAGTATATTGGCTTCCTTGGTCGGTATTGACAATCTCAGGCTTTCCCCAGCTACTGCATGCCCTTTCAAATACTTCCGCACACCATCCAGCCGTCATTGTATTGCTCAGCGACCAGTCCAGTACGAAACGGGTAGCCACATCAATCCATGCGGCCAGATATAGATACCCCCCTGACAGCCCGATGTATGTGATGTCCGTCTGCCAGGCTTGATTGGTCCTTTCTATCTCCATGCCTCTAAGCAGGTAGGGACAAACCTTGTTCCCCGGTGCCGGCTTTGAAGTATGGGACCCGGAAAGTATTGAGCTGAGTCCCATGACCTCGTAGTATAAGCGGCTGACTTTCTTGAGGTTGGCATTGATGCCATGTACCCTCTTCAGCCAAGTGCGCATCCTGCGTGGCCCTTTGTCTGGGCGGACCAGATAGTGCTCACCCATCAGGCGCATGATCCTAAGATTCATGCCGCTTTCTGGGACAGGCTGGTAATAAAGCCTCCCCCTATTTATCCCGAGCAGCTGGCACTGCCTGACCAGACTCAAATTCTCCGAACGGCTGATACCCCGCAATTTTGCCTCTTGGCACATCAGTCGAGCGTTTTTTTTAGAAACTCATTCTCTACCTGTAGCTTGCCGATAATCCGCAGCAAATCGTCTTGGGCTTTCTCGTTTTCCTTTGAAACTTTGTGCCTACTGTTTCCATGCTCAAATAGCACATCGCTCTGCTCAAGCAGAATCTCCTTCCATTTCTTTATCTGGGAGGGGGCACCTTGAACTTCTGTGCAATCTGGGGAATTGTCAGGTGTTCCTTGACTGCCTCAATGGCTACCTGCTTCTTGAATTTGGTAGTGTAACTTTTTCGCTTTGCCATAATCGAATATAAAGTTTTTTCGGACCTTATTCAGTTGTTCGATTTTTGGGGTACACTACAAATCAATTAGCATTTTCTATAAATATGTCAGCCCTTCAGGCTTTTTCGGGGATACATTCATTAGAACAAATAAATTATAAGCATATGAATATGAAAAAACTAGCACTACTTCTTATCTCCCTCACTCCCATCTGGTTTTCTTGTACACCCACAGCCATTGAAACGGATGACTGCAAAGGCGATGTGGAAGATACAAGGTGGAAAATAGACCCATGGAACAAAGGAGCTTGGCAAACAGATGCTTACCGCAATGTATTTCTGGATGCGGGCTATCCTCAAGAAGAAATAGACGCCAAGCTTGCCAAGGCGTATGCCGATCTGTTGAAGGACCCAACCTCGTGTATTTTGAAGTGGAAGATTCTTTAAGTTATGTTTCCGACCTAAAGAACAAGGATGCCCGCACAGAGGGACTCTTTCCTACGGGATGATGGTGGCGGTGCGGTTCGATAAGAAAGAGGTGTTCAATTTCAAGTTGAAGTTTCTCTGTCTCTAAGTCAGGTATGTTTGTCTTATTCTCAGCCATATTTGGTCTCACATAATATTCGCTAGCGTTTGGCTATGCAGCGTGCGCCTTTAAACCAACACACTTGCAAGCTGCAAATAGCCAAATTGATTTTCCAAATATAATATTCAAACCGTCAAATCAAAGATTTGGCGGGGATTCCATAACGCTAAAACATTACATATATTTGACTGTCAGCATGCTATCTGAAGTGATGAATATCGCTTAAAAAAGCGGTTAATTTAAGACTACAATTTGGGGATATTATAAATAATTATAATAATTTTGCACTTCGTGTTTATTTAAAAAAATAGCTTTGGTTTTTAGTTCTACAATATTTCTATTCATTTTTCTGCCCCTAGTGATAATAGTAAACTATTTACTTTCAAATAAAATAAGAAATAGTTTTTTACTTTTAGTCAGCTTATTCTTTTATGCATGGGGAGAAGGTATACTAGTATTAGTAATGTTAGGCTCTATTTATATAAATTATATAGCAGGCGTTGGTATATCTGAATTATCAAACAAGAAAATAGCAAAAATAGTATTGGCGTTAGCCATTTGTGCAAATCTGTCAATTTTATTCTATTTTAAATACTCTAATTTTTTCATTGATAACCTGTCAATTTTAGTCAATTTTGAAAACTTTAACTTCAAAGAGATTTTGCTTCCGATTGGTATATCTTTTTTTACTTTTCAAGGAATATCCTATTTAATAGATGTCTTTAGGAATGATACAAAGGTTCAAAAGAACCCTATTCATTTAGGATTATATATATCATTATTCCCTCAATTAATTGCTGGTCCGATAGTTAGATATCATGACATCGCAATGGAAATTGAAAATCGCAAAATTGATTTATCTATGTTTTCCGATGGATTATTTCGATTCATTAGAGGATTGTCAAAAAAAGTTTTAATAGCTAACTCTGCAGCATTAATTGCAGATAAAGCATTTGAAATGAATATCAACGAACTACCTACGTTAGTCAGCTGGCTGGGAATCATCTGTTACGCGCTTCAAATTTATTTTGATTTTTCAGGTTATTCTGACATGGCTATTGGACTTGGCAAAATATTAGGGTTTAATTTTAAGGAGAATTTCAACTATCCCTATATTTCAAGATCCATTCAGGATTTTTGGCGTAGATGGCATATTTCATTGTCTACGTGGTTTAGAGATTATCTTTATATTTCATTAGGAGGCAATAGACTTGGTAAATGGATTACATATAGGAATCTTTTTATCGTATTTTTAGTGACGGGCCTTTGGCACGGAGCAAGTTGGAATTTTATTGTTTGGGGTTTATTTCATGGTCTTTTCTTAATTCTTGAGCGGAATAATATTATCAACGTCAAAATGTTTCCTAGATTTATTCAGCATATTTATTTGCTGTTAGTAGTTCTTGTTGCTTGGGTGTTTTTTAGGACCGACAATTTGCTTGATTCTATATATTATCTAAGTACCATGATTGGATTCAATAATGGCAATAATTATGAACCAATAATGTATTTAACAAATTATACATTATTGATGCTATTGACTGGTGTTATTTTTGTCACACCAATTAGATTATGGTTGGAGATGAAGCTTAGAATCAATTTTTTTATTTGGAAAAGACTGAACTCTATAAATTTATTTTTAAAACCACTTAGTTATCTCTTTTTGTTAATTCTGGTGTTAGTTGAATTAGCGCAATCTAGCTATAATCCATTTATTTACTTCCGTTTTTAATATTATCATGGGTAGATTCGCATTCTTATTTAGTATTCTTTTTACTATTACAATTTTAGTTGGTTTCTTTTTGAGCAGTTTTCGCTCTCTTCCTACAAATTCTTATGTTGCTCTGGAAGGTAAATTCAAGAAAGATGATGTGTTTCAGGTTTTTTATAAACTAAAAGGAGGACAAATTCAGGAGATTAACTCTAAAAGAATGAAAGTTGAAGGAAGTGAACTTATTCAACAAATTATTTTTGAATTACCTGAAATTGATTCTATTACTGAATTTAGAATTGACCTAGGTATTAATTCTTCACAAGAAGAAATTGGATTGAACTCAATTTCAATCTATACAAATTCAGGATCTTTTGAATTTACAGGCGACGAGATTTGGAAAGTATTTAGAGTCAATCCCTTCCTAGAGCGAAATGATAATATTTTAACTACTAAAATAATTTCTAACAGATATGATCCCTATATCATCTCGGATGATATGAGTAGCAAGATGCAATCATTATTTGTACCTTATCAAGTAGTCGATTATCCATTTTTGTATGCGTTTTTATTCACTTTGTTGTTTACAACTATTTTAGTAATAAACCCTTTGCATATTTCTATAGTCAATTTATCAAAGTATTTATTTATTTTATTGTTTTTCATTATTCTATTGATGCCAATCATTGATCAATTATTCTCGATTTCCCCAGATATCGAAAACCAAGAAAAAAGAGAGTTAAGTCAATTACCGGAATTTTCAGTATCTAAAGAATATGCTTATAGATTTGAAAATTATTTTAATGATAATTTCGGCTTTAGAGACCACTTAATTAGCCTAGGGTCAAAGTTTAAAGCGATTATATTTAATACCTCCAATAATCCTAACGAGACAATGATAGGTAAAGATGGTTGGTTATTTTATAATAAGAAAAGTATTTTTGAAAGCTATACTCATTCAAATTTATTGACTGCTGAGCAACTTATAGTTTTGAAAAATAGATTAGAAAAAAGAAAAGTAGATTTGAAAAAAGAAGGAATAGACTATTTACTTGCTTTTTGGCCTAATAAGCATAGTATTTATCCAGAAAAACTTCCATTGGCGATGAAGATGCAAGTGAAAGATACATTAAGTTTGGCTGACCAATTAATTGAATATTTTACTGAGCAAGATGTTAATATCAACTTTATAGATATTAGGTCCGCTTTGATTGATAAAAAGAGTAGTTATCAAATATACAAAAAGCTAGATACTCATTGGAATCTATTAGGTGGATACTTTGCTTACTACAATTTCCTCGAAAAAAGTAAACCTTTAATCAATGTTGCCCCGATTGGTTTAGATTCTTATTCTATTTCTTGGGAAGAATCTAAAAAAGGAGATTTGGTGGGTATATTGGGTCTTAGTAATAATACTGTATTTAAAGAGCAAATCCCCTCCTTAAGATTACGAGATAAATCATTAACATATTCTCAAGAATCGACTATTTCATTTCCTGCTAGATCAATAATAACTAGAAATCCTAATGCTAAAGAAAGACGTAAAGTTCTGTTCTTTGGAGACTCATATTCTACATGTTTAGAGCCTTTTTTGTCTCAGACTTTTATGGACGTCATATATATACGATCTCGCTTTGATGTTGAGATGGTTAAAAAAGTTAATCCAGATATTGTTATCGATGCATTTGTTGAGAGACAAATGATAGAAAAAATAGGAGAATGAGGAACTAAACCACTCTGTACTGGAAGTACAGAGGTTTGTGAGTAGGGACTGAAAGTCACACTCTTATTTCAACATAAAGTTGGAATTTTCGCTATCATTCATTATCCTTGCAATGGTGTTCTAAATATTCATTCTCCATCTCATCTGTGATGCGGTGTAGTGTACCCCAAAAATCGAACAACTGAATAAGGTCCGAAAAAACTTTATATTCGATTATGGCAAAGCGAAAAAGTTACACTACCAAATTCAAGAAGCAGGTAGCCATTGAGGCAGTCAAGGAACACCTGACAATTCCCCAGATTGCACAGAAGTTCAAGGTGCCCCCTCCCAGATAAAGAAATGGAAGGAGATTCTGCTTGAGCAGAGCGATGTGCTATTTGAGCATGGAAACAGTAGGCACAAAGTTTCAAAGGAAAACGAGAAAGCCCAAGACGATTTGCTGCGGATTATCGGCAAGCTACAGGTAGAGAATGAGTTTCTAAAAAAAACGCTCGACTGATGTGCCAAGAGGCAAAATTGCGGGGTATCAGCCGTTCGGAGAATTTGAGTCTGGTCAGGCAGTGCCAGCTGCTCGGGATAAATAGGGGGAGGCTTTATTACCAGCCTGTCCCAGAAAGCGGCATGAATCTTAGGATCATGCGCCTGATGGGTGAGCACTATCTGGTCCGCCCAGACAAAGGGCCACGCAGGATGCGCACTTGGCTGAAGAGGGTACATGGCATCAATGCCAACCTCAAGAAAGTCAGCCGCTTATACTACGAGGTCATGGGACTCAGCTCAATACTTTCCGGGTCCCATACTTCAAAGCCGGCACCGGGGAACAAGGTTTGTCCCTACCTGCTTAGAGGCATGGAGATAGAAAGGACCAATCAAGCCTGGCAGACGGACATCACATACATCGGGCTGTCAGGGGGGTATCTATATCTGGCCGCATGGATTGATGTGGCTACCCGTTTCGTACTGGACTGGTCGCTGAGCAATACAATGACGGCTGGATGGTGTGCGGAAGTATTTGAAAGGGCATGCAGTAGCTGGGGAAAGCCTGAGATTGTCAATACCGACCAAGGAAGCCAATATACTTCGGACGTATTCGCCTCAGCGGTCCTTGAGGTGGGCAAGACCAAGTTGAGTATGGACGGAAAAGGCAGGGCTACCGATAATGCCTTCATAGAAAGGCTATGGAGGATTGTGAAATATGAGTATGTATTCCTGCATGATTTTGCGAATGGGACTCAACTGGCTGAAGGTCTCAAGAATTATTTCTATTATTACAATCATGAAAGGGAGCATCCATCTATTGAACCGCCAATACCTTCCATGAATTATTTAATCAATTAAGACCTTATTAAAAAACCGATCCTGTCTAATGCCCCTGTAAAAATCCACGTCCTATGGACGTGGTCAGAGACCGTTCCACGGGTTTTACCCTAGTAGAAATATCGACCCATGTTTACTTTTATGAAGTTGTCCCCACAACAAAAAAAGTAAAACAAATGAGTCGATTCTTAAAATTAACGTGAGTTTTTTTTTGCTAACCTACTGAAATATAAGTTCTTATATAGGAAAAATGAGATTTTAAATTGATATTAGGTTTTCCAAGACAAAACATCAACTAAGAGCATGTTTAAAAATTTAATTCATGTTTTCTTTTGAGCCTGTTGAGTATTATTTGGCAGTTTTGCCATAGCACCCAAGCTTCTTGGCTTTTTGTGGTCTTTTCATAGTCCTTGGACAGCCTCCTGAAGAAATTGAGCGTCCCGAAAGTCCTTTCCGTGACCCACCTCCACTTGATGGGCACGAAGCCCTTGGCGGTCGGTGGGCAAGAGGAAATCTCGACCCCCACACCCCTGATATTTTCCTCCACCCAGCCCATGAAGCCTTCTTTGTAGGCATGGTCGGCCAGTATCTTCTTAATCCTATCCAGGTAGCCCAGCAAGGGGTCGGCCACCCGTTGCCCTGCCGCCCCATCAGGCTCGTTGGCCGGGCCGGCGAGCACGCCCCATACCAACCCCAACGTGTCGGTGACCACGTGCCTTTTCCTGCCGTCCACCTTCTTGTTACCGTCTATGCCGGTGTCCTGGCCTATGAAAGGCGCACGCCTTACCGACTGGCTGTCAATGGATAGCATACTGGGGGTCTCCTTTTTGTTTTCCCCCACTCTCCATTTCTTGTTCAACTGGGCGTTGATACGCTCCAAGGTGTTGTCCTGTTTCCATCTGCGGAAATAATAATAGACACTCTGCCATGGGG
It encodes:
- a CDS encoding DegT/DnrJ/EryC1/StrS family aminotransferase, which produces MPGTELFGAEEKKEVMDVLETGILFRYNHDEPRQGIWKAKELEEEVKKFTGAKYAHAVTSGSTAVACVMAAAGLGFGDEVVVTPFTYIATVEAVMYAGALPIFAEVDENLCITAEGIEKAITPNTKAVMLVHMCGAAADMDAIQVVCDKHNLILVEDAGQALGAFYKGKSVGLFGVAGAFSFDFFKITTAGEGGVFITDSEEAYNIAQQFSDHGHDHIGDNRGMEQHPIVGFNYRLSELHAAVGLAQMRKVEYIREQSRKNKAYIKEQLATVDGVTFRPMPDAEGDSGTFLNFFLPDTETAQKVMAQFKEDGVGGCNYWYTNMYHFINQWDHLRNLKTPYKLPIHHLGAPQDYNNLDLPKSQEVVGRLISLGIRCTWTEAEMEELAGKMVKSIKAVL
- a CDS encoding iron-containing alcohol dehydrogenase family protein, with translation MHKILKNVDKVVYGRGSFNQLDDILAPIRAENDNFMVFVVDKYFEGKPLADRVPAKPEDVVLFVDVDEHEPTTVQVDTIRDTVKSEKGVPSGLIGIGGGSIMDIAKAASLMFTNDGSSSLYQGLNLVKNPGIYHAGVPTLSGTGAECSTTAVVTGPEKKLGLKCEWTPFNQIVLDPELIYNAPRNQWFYTGMDTYIHCIESETGTFKNAFSSAYAQASLELCRDVFLRPGGGQSPEGDDKLMVASLMGGLSLTYSEVGACHALSYGLSFVFGYRHGIANCIAFDKLEDFYGDGVKEFREMVAHNQVEIPQNLAKTWTDEQITQMAEVSYKLGHMWTHAIGPDWEEKLTLKDIEALFRRL
- a CDS encoding transposase, with product MKYKKWTLEEKLEILRLSEEIGILEACRQRKVSTGTFYSWKKKFEHQGEAGLKANYQVKGKELKQAEEENRLLRKLLADREIELEVQRELLKKKFGTCDPRKI
- a CDS encoding IS3 family transposase; translation: MGGPGRKQLYYHKPSGGRKGNRPSVETYHQTKGYVGEQEVLGSIKAILGHEFIDCGYRLMASYLQKGGYRINHKKVYRIMKQAGLLKTADRIDRGGAGRKFVEFRKVKTSRPMECLEMDIKMVWIPAMGKNAYLLSLIDVHTRRILGGMFSFSIKQEQVIGFLSAVLEEYECPGNVVIRSDNGSQFIATRVREYLGLVGVGQEFTHVATPEENAHIEAYHGILRQDVFDRVEYTAFGEIEQVLKRYVHFYNHDRLHGLLGKVTPIEKWEACEHLILPRKKTA
- a CDS encoding MBOAT family O-acyltransferase; the protein is MIIVNYLLSNKIRNSFLLLVSLFFYAWGEGILVLVMLGSIYINYIAGVGISELSNKKIAKIVLALAICANLSILFYFKYSNFFIDNLSILVNFENFNFKEILLPIGISFFTFQGISYLIDVFRNDTKVQKNPIHLGLYISLFPQLIAGPIVRYHDIAMEIENRKIDLSMFSDGLFRFIRGLSKKVLIANSAALIADKAFEMNINELPTLVSWLGIICYALQIYFDFSGYSDMAIGLGKILGFNFKENFNYPYISRSIQDFWRRWHISLSTWFRDYLYISLGGNRLGKWITYRNLFIVFLVTGLWHGASWNFIVWGLFHGLFLILERNNIINVKMFPRFIQHIYLLLVVLVAWVFFRTDNLLDSIYYLSTMIGFNNGNNYEPIMYLTNYTLLMLLTGVIFVTPIRLWLEMKLRINFFIWKRLNSINLFLKPLSYLFLLILVLVELAQSSYNPFIYFRF
- a CDS encoding IS5 family transposase, with translation METDQSRLTAQQWEYIKECLPVQRKRKYDLRDVVDGIFYILRTGMQWRNLSGGYPPWQSVYYYFRRWKQDNTLERINAQLNKKWRVGENKKETPSMLSIDSQSVRRAPFIGQDTGIDGNKKVDGRKRHVVTDTLGLVWGVLAGPANEPDGAAGQRVADPLLGYLDRIKKILADHAYKEGFMGWVEENIRGVGVEISSCPPTAKGFVPIKWRWVTERTFGTLNFFRRLSKDYEKTTKSQEAWVLWQNCQIILNRLKRKHELNF